A stretch of Heterodontus francisci isolate sHetFra1 chromosome 1, sHetFra1.hap1, whole genome shotgun sequence DNA encodes these proteins:
- the LOC137346705 gene encoding extracellular superoxide dismutase [Cu-Zn]-like, with translation MDSDIYPQGSYKYAGQQRNLTVSQATTIYSSALQLLLLAGTLALQVQQVLGHLDTGAITGVANQLNDIWYKLTPRQLNQPSSELYAVCLMQPSLDLPTGLPSVSGYVLFYQKYQEKLQAYFQVSGFPQDPSQPARAIHVHQYGDVSASCLTTGPHFNPMNVNHPQHPGDFNNFRVSNGKIVQYLTNLRASLYGKYSILGLGVVIHEHEDDLGLGGDQASLQHGNSGRRLACCTIGLSKGDLWRNTVRNRRRSGTA, from the coding sequence ATGGACTCTGACATTTACCCCCAAGGCAGCTACAAATACGCGGGACAACAGCGGAATCTGACTGTAAGTCAGGCGACAACCATATACAGTTCAGCGCTGCAATTGCTGCTGTTGGCTGGGACACTTGCGCTGCAGGTGCAGCAGGTCCTGGGCCATTTGGACACTGGCGCAATTACTGGGGTGGCAAACCAGCTGAATGACATATGGTACAAGCTGACGCCCCGGCAACTCAACCAGCCTAGTTCCGAGCTCTACGCCGTGTGTCTGATGCAGCCCAGCTTGGATCTGCCCACCGGCTTGCCCTCTGTAAGCGGTTACGTCCTCTTTTATCAGAAGTACCAGGAGAAACTCCAGGCGTATTTCCAGGTGAGCGGGTTCCCGCAAGACCCCAGCCAGCCGGCCCGAGCTATCCACGTCCACCAGTACGGAGACGTGAGTGCCAGCTGCCTCACCACCGGACCTCACTTCAACCCCATGAATGtcaaccatccccaacaccccgGGGACTTCAACAATTTCCGTGTGAGCAACGGCAAGATCGTTCAATACCTGACGAACCTGAGGGCCAGCCTGTACGGAAAGTACTCGATCCTCGGCCTGGGGGTGGTCATACACGAGCATGAGGATGATTTGGGACTCGGCGGCGACCAGGCAAGTCTCCAGCATGGAAACTCTGGGAGAAGACTGGCGTGCTGCACCATTGGACTGAGTAAAGGAGACCTTTGGAGAAATACAGTCCGCAATCGCCGAAGAAGCGGAACTGCATGA